ATAGAGATGTTGTTTCATGGAATCTATTGATTTGTGGTTGGTTATTCACTATCATGCTATTCAACTCTTTGTAGACATGTTTCTCCTTTCATTTCAGTTATTTACTATTATAAAAGATAtcataattaattgattttattttcccTTCCCTTTGCCTTTAACCAAAATGAATATCTAGAACTTTCCCTCGCTTGCATTACCCTCTTTTGAACCAAACACTTTGTATAAATGACGTGTATGATTGTTTTGTTCAATGCCAGTGTTCTCGTCAGGAAGAAGAGTAACGCTAGTTTAATGGCTGCTGATTTTAAGAGTCTGGTGAGCTTATTATGTCTCTTGCATTcaaattatacttttatttgCAAAATGTGTTATAGTTGATGTCAGTCTCTGGCTTTCAATGTAACTGCCAGTGTTTTGACCATGTGTTTCGTAATATAAAATCTTAATTTGCTATTATGTTCATTATATACTTTGCACTCGTCAATAGTTAAAGCTAATGTCTCTGTCTCTACATGCATCCAGTTTTATAGTTGCACTCTGTGAATTTATTTCTAGAGTTTCTGGTTTATCTTAGGTGACATGTCTTGGCAGCAGCACACTGTAAAAATGTTGTAGATTCCCAAATTATAAGTGTGGTATCTGAGGAATTGTAGTTTTACACCCTTGAATTGcaattatttgttttgttatctAATATGTATCTTCCTCTTAGATTTTGCTGTAGTGCAAGTTTGCTTCTTTCCATCCATTCTAGTTACACTCAAAAGTATGCTATGAAGTAAAAAATCATTAGTGTAGTCTTGTttcacttttttgtttgttaaccCTTAGccttggtttaatttttttcacaatTATGATGGTATAAGTTGTGCAGTATGCATAGGTATATTGTGTATCTTTATTTTGATCATTCATTATTGGTACTACTCTTAACTATTTAAGTCATAATAATCCTAAGATGTGCTATGACAATTTCCTCTGTTTTCATGCAGATCTCTAAATATTCCTTGAAGGGTCTTGTTATTGGCGTCCCTTTTGAATATAATCTGGTTTCTCCTGATGTGTGTTTCATTTCTTTGACCATTTGTATACCATTTATTACTGCTTTCCTGCACCAATTCATTTATTCTACATTTTTATCAGGCTGTGCAAGTGAAGGTCCTCATTGATAACCTCCGTAGAACAAACATGCTTGAAGGTCTAAAGTATACATATTGGAATGAGTGCTTCACATCAAAGGTGGATTCACAGAATTGCTATTCCtaaaattaatgaatttaaatCTACCTTAAGTCAGAAATTTCCAACACGACTACAACCACTACTTTCTCGGTAACTACTACTAGAAAGAACTAAATATCTAAAAACGTGAAACAACTAACAAGTAGTATACATTTAAAGAGAACCTACTTTATCCTGCTACACATACTCAAATGTATAGTGTGAAAACTGAATATATTTCAAAGTTCTAAATAATTTACAACCACTAATGTGTTTATATAGGCTAATGTAACTTGATGGGCAAGACTACTAAACTAATGGGCCCAATACACATAACCACTAATAAtacttaaaagaaattatttacaACATATAACTTATAATTGTTTCAACAGTTTGATTAGTCATtgcaataaaaattagaaaatctgAAGTTAAATTTTATGTGCAGAATGTGGAGTTATTCTTAAAGCCTTTGAACTTCAAAAATGCAGTTCAGTCTAAAACTATGCTAGACAAGTTTGCTGCTGTAGGAATACTTCAAGTAAGTTCTTTGATCTGCTTCTTGCATAAATCTACAACTGTTGTGCTTCACTAATTCTCTTCCCATGTTACTTATCATGGAAAAATTATTGTCTTTGCTTTCA
Above is a genomic segment from Medicago truncatula cultivar Jemalong A17 chromosome 5, MtrunA17r5.0-ANR, whole genome shotgun sequence containing:
- the LOC112421758 gene encoding putative pre-16S rRNA nuclease translates to MRQMKPLELFHDLVKTTKNERGRLMGLDVGDKYVGLALSDFDNKVASPFSVLVRKKSNASLMAADFKSLISKYSLKGLVIGVPFEYNLVSPDAVQVKVLIDNLRRTNMLEGLKYTYWNECFTSKNVELFLKPLNFKNAVQSKTMLDKFAAVGILQGYMDYANRKAKQRALE